Proteins encoded in a region of the Methanobrevibacter millerae genome:
- the mvk gene encoding mevalonate kinase → MKAIASAPAKMILFGEHSVVYGEPAIAGAVNKRAYVEIKKSYNDKSILKSYDLNFEVELDTRNKSYILKKGKPGIIRYILEAFYRVHDHSPIVMTLSSEIPIGSGLGSSAAVTVATLAALYRYHNIRFNKKSLAHDAHMVEQAVQGVASPLDTLVSTYGGLVYLSRNKTFEPFRVNFNAPFVVGYTNKHGNTGKMVKDVRSLKNRNSKVINPVITAMGNLTNYAKQAILKQDYSKIGELMNINHGFLDVLGVNTVELSRMVYAARECGAIGSKITGAGGGGSIIALCPGKSKEVARGIAKEDNVLQVNFTKRGVSSRVRM, encoded by the coding sequence ATGAAGGCTATTGCTTCTGCTCCGGCAAAAATGATTTTATTTGGAGAACATTCTGTTGTTTATGGTGAACCTGCTATTGCGGGTGCTGTAAATAAGAGAGCTTATGTTGAAATTAAAAAATCATATAATGATAAATCTATACTGAAATCTTATGATTTAAATTTTGAAGTTGAACTTGATACAAGAAATAAGTCATATATCTTAAAAAAAGGAAAACCGGGAATTATTAGATATATTTTAGAAGCTTTTTATAGAGTTCATGATCATAGTCCAATTGTAATGACTTTATCTTCTGAAATACCAATAGGTTCAGGATTAGGCTCTTCTGCAGCAGTCACTGTTGCAACACTGGCTGCATTATATAGATATCACAATATTCGTTTTAACAAGAAATCTCTTGCTCATGATGCGCATATGGTTGAACAGGCGGTTCAGGGTGTTGCATCTCCATTGGATACTTTGGTATCAACATATGGTGGGCTTGTTTATTTATCACGAAATAAAACTTTCGAACCATTTAGAGTTAATTTCAATGCTCCTTTTGTTGTGGGTTATACAAATAAACATGGTAATACAGGTAAAATGGTAAAGGATGTTAGGTCTCTTAAAAATAGAAATTCTAAAGTTATCAATCCGGTCATTACAGCCATGGGTAATTTAACCAATTATGCAAAACAGGCTATTCTTAAACAGGACTATAGCAAAATTGGTGAATTGATGAATATTAATCATGGTTTTTTAGATGTTTTGGGAGTAAATACTGTTGAATTGTCTCGTATGGTTTATGCTGCTAGGGAATGTGGTGCAATCGGTTCTAAAATCACCGGAGCTGGTGGTGGTGGAAGTATTATAGCACTTTGTCCTGGAAAATCCAAAGAAGTTGCGCGAGGCATTGCAAAAGAAGATAATGTATTACAGGTTAATTTTACCAAACGTGGAGTTTCTTCTAGAGTTCGTATGTGA
- a CDS encoding cupin domain-containing protein, whose translation MSDDIKAKALDIEKLVEYQDDTVVSREVIKKELGTVTFFAFDQGQGLSEHSAPFDAMVQIIDGEAEITISGVKNTVKKGEIIIMPANEPHALQAVNSPYKMILTMIKSN comes from the coding sequence ATGAGTGATGATATTAAAGCAAAAGCGTTAGATATAGAAAAATTAGTTGAATACCAGGATGATACTGTAGTAAGTCGTGAAGTAATCAAAAAAGAGTTAGGCACAGTCACTTTCTTTGCATTTGATCAAGGTCAAGGATTATCAGAACACTCTGCTCCTTTTGATGCAATGGTTCAAATTATTGATGGTGAAGCAGAAATTACAATTTCTGGCGTTAAAAATACTGTCAAAAAAGGTGAAATAATAATTATGCCTGCAAATGAACCCCATGCACTTCAAGCAGTAAACAGTCCATATAAAATGATTTTAACCATGATTAAATCAAATTAA
- a CDS encoding ADP-ribosylglycohydrolase family protein yields the protein MKGIIGAICGDIIGSSREFRPIKTKDFRLYNGYSTFTDDTVMTLAIASWLMKDKSSMDVLVSEIKAFGLKYPHAGYGGMFKKWLTQDNPKPYGSWANGSAMRVSPVAWVADSLEESQKLARMSAIVTHDHPEGIKGALATNDAIFLAKIGKSKNKIKKHVESNYGYDLNRKLDDIRPHYDFDVSCRGSVPESIICFLEADDFEDTVRNAVSLGGDADTQAAIAGSIASAYWDVPSNIASRSIKRLDNNLLEFFIDFHERFEK from the coding sequence ATGAAAGGTATAATAGGTGCAATTTGTGGAGATATAATAGGTTCAAGTCGTGAGTTCAGACCCATTAAAACTAAAGACTTTAGGTTATATAATGGCTATTCGACATTTACTGATGATACTGTAATGACATTGGCAATTGCTTCATGGTTAATGAAAGACAAATCATCTATGGATGTTTTAGTTTCTGAAATTAAGGCTTTTGGTTTAAAGTATCCTCATGCAGGTTATGGTGGAATGTTTAAAAAATGGCTGACTCAGGACAATCCTAAACCATATGGAAGTTGGGCAAACGGGTCTGCGATGAGAGTCAGTCCTGTTGCATGGGTTGCCGATTCACTTGAGGAGTCACAAAAGCTTGCTCGCATGTCAGCTATTGTTACCCATGACCATCCTGAAGGTATAAAAGGAGCTTTAGCAACTAATGACGCCATATTTTTAGCTAAAATAGGCAAAAGTAAAAATAAAATTAAAAAACATGTTGAAAGTAATTACGGATATGACTTGAACAGGAAACTTGATGACATTAGGCCTCATTATGATTTTGATGTGTCCTGTAGGGGATCAGTTCCTGAATCAATAATCTGTTTTCTGGAAGCTGATGATTTTGAGGATACAGTCAGAAATGCAGTATCTTTGGGTGGTGATGCAGATACGCAGGCGGCCATTGCTGGAAGTATTGCCTCTGCATATTGGGATGTTCCGTCAAATATTGCTTCAAGATCCATTAAGCGTCTTGATAATAATTTACTTGAATTTTTCATTGATTTCCACGAAAGATTTGAAAAATAG
- a CDS encoding isopentenyl phosphate kinase, with the protein MIILKIGGSILTKKDAPESEVDSVNLKRIALEIKKSLDNSSKELVIVHGAGSFGHPPAKKYKIGQSFDKDEYPQKRIGFCEIQNAVKKLNMLICEEFISHGLPVIAVPASSFITANSKRITDGNLDIFKKYLSKGFIPIIYGDVVLDEDLEFCVISGDQIIQYLASNLNPSKVVLGTDVDGVYNKNPKTHDDAVFYERFSSIEDLDALEGTTNIDVTGGMVGKIKELLYLADLGIESKIINAEIENNIYKVLENDDVKGTVISRSKT; encoded by the coding sequence ATGATTATTTTAAAAATTGGTGGCAGTATTTTAACAAAGAAGGACGCACCTGAAAGTGAAGTTGATTCAGTTAATCTTAAAAGAATCGCTCTTGAGATAAAGAAATCTTTAGATAATTCTTCCAAGGAATTAGTTATTGTTCATGGTGCAGGTTCATTTGGCCATCCTCCTGCAAAAAAATATAAAATAGGACAATCTTTTGATAAAGATGAGTATCCTCAAAAAAGAATAGGTTTTTGTGAAATTCAGAATGCAGTTAAGAAATTAAACATGCTGATTTGCGAGGAATTCATATCTCATGGCTTGCCTGTGATTGCAGTTCCTGCCTCTTCATTCATAACAGCTAATTCTAAAAGGATTACTGATGGAAACTTAGATATTTTTAAAAAATATTTATCAAAAGGATTTATTCCAATAATTTATGGCGATGTTGTTTTAGATGAAGATTTGGAATTTTGTGTTATTTCAGGAGATCAAATTATACAATATTTGGCAAGTAATCTAAATCCTAGTAAAGTTGTTTTGGGTACTGATGTGGATGGAGTTTACAATAAAAATCCAAAAACTCATGATGATGCTGTTTTTTATGAAAGATTCTCATCAATTGAAGATTTGGATGCACTAGAAGGAACTACCAATATTGATGTAACCGGTGGTATGGTCGGTAAAATTAAGGAACTTTTATATTTGGCTGATTTAGGGATAGAATCTAAAATAATAAATGCTGAAATTGAAAATAATATTTATAAAGTTTTAGAAAATGATGATGTTAAGGGGACTGTTATTTCAAGGAGTAAAACATGA
- a CDS encoding TrmB family transcriptional regulator — MNDDVHLLKGIGLTMYEAQAYVTLTALISATAVDISEKSNIPRSKIYDVLKKLNEKNYIEIEDGRPLIYTVKSPVEVLTREKERLDRSIEDSITRLTNIYENGISQVQAPIWRIYGVEKIINKELEIIQRAKKSINMRIGFLFKNEAKMLLKEFKKRNDLDIKILASQTCYIDNEEFNIVKFFKENEINVQKADIPFVKLVIADSKEMMHTYSKFTQETRDVIPETAIGIWNQYDDIARNYNERFENQFKKISKKAKNQKKK, encoded by the coding sequence ATGAATGATGATGTACATTTACTGAAAGGGATAGGCTTAACAATGTATGAAGCTCAGGCATATGTAACACTCACCGCATTAATATCAGCAACAGCTGTAGACATATCAGAAAAATCAAACATTCCTCGAAGCAAAATATATGATGTGCTGAAGAAGTTAAATGAAAAAAATTATATAGAAATAGAGGACGGAAGACCATTAATATATACCGTCAAATCTCCTGTTGAAGTGCTCACAAGAGAAAAGGAAAGACTTGACCGGAGCATTGAAGATTCAATTACTCGATTGACAAACATTTATGAAAACGGAATCAGTCAGGTTCAGGCACCAATATGGAGAATATACGGTGTTGAAAAAATCATCAATAAGGAACTTGAAATTATCCAACGAGCCAAAAAATCCATAAATATGAGGATTGGCTTTTTATTTAAAAATGAAGCAAAAATGCTTTTAAAGGAATTTAAAAAAAGAAATGATTTGGATATAAAAATATTGGCTTCACAAACATGTTACATTGACAATGAAGAATTCAATATAGTGAAATTCTTTAAAGAAAATGAAATTAATGTGCAAAAGGCAGATATTCCATTTGTGAAATTAGTAATTGCTGATTCAAAGGAAATGATGCACACATATTCCAAATTCACACAAGAAACGCGTGATGTGATTCCAGAAACTGCAATAGGAATCTGGAACCAATATGACGATATAGCAAGAAACTATAATGAGAGATTTGAAAACCAATTTAAAAAAATAAGTAAAAAAGCCAAAAATCAAAAAAAGAAATAA
- the amrB gene encoding AmmeMemoRadiSam system protein B: MLRKPAVDGTFYPDNPEMLRKTIEDCFVNEFGVGFIPKLNTFDGLDYPINVMVPHAGFKYSGSVASHSYCHIVQNGFPEVFVILSPNHTGYGSEVSVFNEGEWITPLGSVKIDEDFANSIISCSNVASADFDAHLFEHSIEVQLPFLQYFSDDFTIVPIVMGSQSFSASSDLAKAIFDSAEELNKSYCIIASTDLSHFNNQEKANTVDGFVLEDIEHMNEFKLYEEVVQYNITMCGYGPVMTTIAVSKMSNKHNCDILQYKTSGDVTGDLTSVVGYASGVFK; encoded by the coding sequence ATGTTAAGAAAACCTGCTGTAGATGGAACATTTTATCCGGATAATCCGGAAATGCTTAGAAAAACAATTGAAGATTGTTTTGTCAATGAATTTGGTGTAGGATTCATTCCAAAGCTAAATACTTTTGATGGGCTAGATTATCCTATAAATGTTATGGTTCCTCATGCAGGTTTTAAATATTCTGGTTCAGTAGCTTCGCATAGTTATTGTCATATAGTTCAAAATGGTTTTCCTGAAGTTTTTGTTATTTTAAGTCCTAATCATACTGGTTATGGAAGTGAAGTTTCAGTTTTCAATGAAGGGGAATGGATTACTCCATTGGGAAGTGTTAAAATTGACGAAGATTTTGCAAATTCAATAATTTCTTGTTCAAATGTGGCATCTGCAGATTTTGATGCTCACCTATTTGAACATTCTATTGAAGTTCAGCTTCCTTTTTTACAATATTTTTCTGATGATTTTACTATAGTGCCTATTGTTATGGGCTCCCAATCTTTTTCTGCTTCTAGCGATCTTGCAAAGGCAATTTTTGATTCTGCTGAAGAATTAAATAAATCATATTGTATTATTGCAAGCACTGATTTATCTCATTTTAATAATCAAGAAAAGGCAAATACCGTTGACGGATTTGTTTTAGAGGATATAGAACATATGAATGAATTTAAACTTTATGAAGAAGTTGTTCAGTATAACATAACCATGTGTGGTTATGGTCCGGTCATGACTACAATTGCCGTTTCTAAAATGTCCAACAAGCATAATTGCGATATTTTACAGTATAAAACAAGCGGTGATGTAACTGGTGATTTGACTTCTGTTGTTGGGTATGCTTCAGGTGTTTTTAAATAG
- a CDS encoding RNase J family beta-CASP ribonuclease: MSVEVIAIGGYQEVGKNMTAVKIGEDVVIFDMGIHLDRISMHEDTDIDRMHSLDLIERGVIPDDTLMKDVDGKVKGIVFSHGHLDHIGAVAKLAHRYDAPLIGTPYTAALIEKQIKGERKFKVKNPIKVLNPGGKIKLSKNITLEFVQSTHSIPQAVFPVLHTPEGIIVYALDFKFDNHQKVSPPPDYRRLKELGRKGVLVLIVETTNAKNFDEVKTHSERIARNILEDVMRGPLHEKTGMIVTTFSSHVERVQAIADIAKKSHREIFFLGRSMERFCGIAQKHGILKLPKNASIYGSPKAVNRALMEADEARDKYLLVTTGHQGEPDALLPRIASGRTPFNIKPGDNVIISAPIIPNPTNAANRHIMERRLQSKGARIYPNAHVSGHAGREDHREFLRMLKPQHIIPAHGDLSMLAAYGELAEEEGYRIGYDVHILRNSQAQVFKS; encoded by the coding sequence ATGAGCGTTGAAGTAATCGCAATAGGGGGATATCAGGAAGTCGGTAAAAACATGACTGCTGTCAAGATTGGCGAAGATGTTGTTATTTTTGATATGGGTATTCATCTTGACAGAATAAGTATGCATGAAGATACGGATATTGACAGAATGCATAGCCTAGATTTAATTGAAAGAGGGGTTATTCCTGATGATACCTTAATGAAAGATGTAGACGGTAAGGTAAAGGGAATAGTATTCTCTCACGGTCACTTGGACCATATTGGGGCTGTAGCTAAATTGGCTCATAGATATGATGCTCCGTTGATTGGAACACCATATACGGCCGCATTAATTGAAAAACAAATTAAGGGTGAACGTAAGTTCAAAGTAAAAAATCCAATCAAGGTATTAAATCCTGGAGGAAAAATTAAGCTTTCAAAAAATATTACTTTGGAATTTGTACAATCAACCCACAGTATACCTCAGGCAGTATTTCCTGTATTGCATACTCCTGAAGGTATTATTGTTTATGCACTTGATTTTAAATTTGATAATCACCAAAAAGTATCTCCTCCACCTGATTATAGGAGATTGAAAGAATTAGGTAGAAAAGGAGTTTTGGTTTTAATTGTAGAGACTACTAATGCTAAGAACTTTGATGAGGTAAAAACACATTCCGAACGTATTGCTCGCAATATCCTGGAGGATGTGATGAGAGGTCCACTGCATGAAAAGACAGGTATGATTGTAACCACATTTTCATCACATGTGGAAAGAGTTCAGGCAATTGCAGACATTGCTAAAAAATCCCACAGAGAAATATTTTTCCTGGGCAGATCTATGGAACGTTTCTGCGGAATTGCACAAAAGCACGGAATTTTGAAATTACCAAAAAATGCTAGTATTTATGGAAGTCCAAAAGCTGTTAACAGAGCTTTAATGGAAGCTGATGAAGCTCGTGATAAATATTTGCTTGTAACTACTGGTCACCAGGGTGAACCTGATGCATTGTTGCCAAGGATAGCTAGTGGAAGAACTCCATTCAATATTAAACCTGGAGACAATGTCATTATTTCAGCACCTATTATTCCTAATCCAACAAATGCTGCAAACAGACATATTATGGAAAGGAGATTGCAATCAAAAGGTGCTAGAATTTATCCAAATGCTCACGTTTCAGGACATGCTGGAAGAGAAGATCACAGGGAATTTTTACGCATGTTAAAGCCACAGCATATCATTCCTGCACACGGAGATTTATCCATGCTTGCAGCTTATGGTGAATTGGCTGAAGAGGAAGGATATAGAATTGGTTATGATGTTCATATTTTAAGAAATTCACAAGCACAAGTTTTTAAAAGTTAG
- the idsA gene encoding short chain isoprenyl diphosphate synthase IdsA, translating to MSDVKEILGSYSSDIIGTIEDELDVITPNNLQEASIYLTKAGGKMLRPALSLITAEAVGGQKENALKAGSAIELIHTFSLIHDDIMDDDDMRRGMPSVHKVWGEDVAILAGDTLFSKAFEIIINSDKELTSHAQINNALAAVADACVKICEGQALDMGFENRFDVTEDEYMEMIFKKTGALIAAATKVGAIMGGASDEVIDAMYEYGRLIGLAFQIQDDYLDLASDEETLGKPIGSDIGKGKMTIIAINGLSSAGDDSEKLLEILKDENNSQADIDLAIEILTKCGAIEYARNLAQDSVDQAKEVLEILPDSSSKQVLSDIADFVLERHS from the coding sequence ATGAGTGATGTTAAAGAAATTTTAGGTAGTTATTCATCTGATATTATTGGCACAATAGAAGATGAATTAGATGTTATTACTCCAAATAACCTTCAAGAAGCATCAATTTATTTAACTAAAGCTGGCGGTAAAATGCTTAGGCCGGCTTTATCTTTAATAACTGCTGAAGCTGTTGGAGGCCAAAAAGAAAATGCACTTAAGGCAGGTTCTGCAATAGAACTTATTCATACATTTTCATTAATTCATGATGATATCATGGATGACGATGACATGAGAAGAGGAATGCCTTCAGTTCATAAAGTCTGGGGTGAAGACGTTGCAATTTTAGCAGGTGATACATTATTTTCAAAAGCATTTGAAATTATCATCAATTCTGATAAGGAATTAACATCTCATGCACAAATTAATAATGCATTAGCTGCTGTTGCCGATGCATGTGTTAAAATCTGTGAGGGTCAAGCTCTTGATATGGGATTCGAAAATCGTTTTGATGTAACTGAAGATGAATACATGGAAATGATTTTCAAAAAAACTGGTGCATTAATTGCTGCCGCTACAAAAGTTGGAGCTATCATGGGAGGAGCTTCTGATGAAGTGATTGATGCAATGTATGAATATGGAAGACTAATTGGTCTTGCTTTCCAAATCCAGGATGATTATCTTGACCTTGCCAGTGATGAGGAAACATTGGGTAAACCAATTGGATCAGACATCGGAAAGGGTAAAATGACCATCATTGCAATCAATGGTCTTTCTTCTGCAGGTGATGATTCTGAAAAATTATTGGAAATTTTAAAAGATGAAAATAATTCACAAGCAGATATAGATTTAGCTATTGAAATTTTAACAAAATGCGGTGCAATTGAATATGCAAGAAATCTTGCACAAGATTCCGTAGACCAAGCAAAAGAAGTACTTGAAATATTACCTGATTCTTCAAGTAAACAAGTACTTTCCGACATTGCTGATTTTGTATTAGAAAGACATTCATAA
- a CDS encoding 4Fe-4S dicluster domain-containing protein: MSKITIDYSKCRGDDCAECADVCPMEVLVLKGDKIEIVDPDECSYCEVCMDVCPEECVKIEDDF, translated from the coding sequence ATGTCAAAAATAACTATTGATTATTCAAAATGTAGAGGCGATGACTGCGCTGAATGTGCTGATGTTTGTCCTATGGAAGTTTTAGTCCTTAAAGGAGATAAAATTGAAATAGTTGACCCTGATGAATGCAGTTATTGTGAAGTATGTATGGATGTATGTCCTGAAGAATGTGTAAAAATTGAAGATGACTTTTAA
- the hcp gene encoding hydroxylamine reductase, producing the protein MADGLDMFCYQCSQTAKGTGCTVSGVCGKKPTVARLQDNLIFTMKGISAYNYNANVLGKKNPEIDEFLTKGLYTTLTNVNFDVEDLVALALEAGKVSVDVMRLLKDAHIEAYGEPQPVEVKVGAQEGPAIIVTGHDLKALEELLKQVEGTDIKVYTHSEMLPAHGYPGLNKYENLAGQLGGAWHDQRTIFAKYNAAIVGTSNCVLPALDSYKERMFTMDVAKLEGVKTVEDYDFSEVIECAKSLGSLEPEELTTITTGWSAGAIVEHAEKIKELVLDGKISRFFVVGGCDKAAKHNNYYREFVQNLPEDTVILTLACGKYKFNDLDLGDIEGIPRLLDVGQCNDTIVAVDVALALCDLFEMELNELPLTIVLSWMEQKAAAVLWALLYLGKTDMWIGPVLPAWCNDDIINVLVENYNLTPISGNALVDIKQIMG; encoded by the coding sequence ATGGCAGATGGATTAGATATGTTTTGTTATCAATGTTCCCAAACCGCAAAGGGAACTGGATGTACTGTAAGTGGAGTATGTGGTAAAAAACCAACTGTAGCAAGATTACAGGATAATTTAATCTTTACTATGAAAGGTATTAGTGCATACAATTACAATGCAAATGTTTTAGGTAAGAAAAACCCTGAAATCGATGAATTCTTAACCAAAGGTTTATACACAACCTTAACCAATGTTAACTTCGATGTTGAAGATTTAGTTGCTCTTGCTTTAGAAGCAGGAAAAGTAAGTGTAGATGTAATGAGATTACTCAAAGATGCACACATTGAAGCATATGGAGAACCACAACCTGTTGAAGTAAAAGTAGGTGCACAGGAAGGACCTGCAATTATTGTAACCGGTCACGATTTAAAAGCATTAGAAGAATTATTAAAACAAGTGGAAGGTACCGACATTAAAGTTTACACTCACTCTGAAATGTTACCTGCTCATGGTTACCCTGGATTAAACAAATATGAAAACTTAGCAGGACAATTGGGTGGAGCATGGCATGATCAAAGAACAATCTTCGCTAAATACAATGCAGCTATCGTTGGAACCAGTAACTGTGTACTTCCAGCATTAGACTCCTACAAAGAAAGAATGTTCACTATGGATGTAGCTAAATTAGAAGGAGTAAAAACTGTAGAAGATTATGACTTTTCAGAAGTAATTGAATGTGCAAAATCCTTAGGATCATTAGAACCGGAAGAATTAACTACAATCACTACTGGTTGGAGTGCAGGAGCTATTGTTGAACATGCAGAAAAAATTAAAGAATTGGTATTGGACGGCAAAATATCCAGATTCTTCGTTGTCGGTGGATGTGATAAAGCAGCAAAACACAACAACTACTACAGAGAATTTGTACAAAACTTACCTGAAGACACTGTTATCTTAACATTAGCCTGTGGAAAATACAAATTCAATGATTTGGATTTAGGAGATATTGAAGGAATACCAAGATTATTGGATGTTGGTCAATGTAATGATACAATTGTAGCAGTAGATGTAGCATTAGCTTTATGTGACCTATTCGAAATGGAATTAAATGAATTGCCATTAACAATTGTATTAAGTTGGATGGAACAAAAAGCAGCAGCAGTTTTATGGGCTTTATTATACCTTGGAAAAACTGACATGTGGATTGGACCAGTCCTCCCTGCATGGTGTAATGATGATATCATCAACGTTTTAGTTGAAAACTATAATCTCACTCCAATATCTGGTAATGCTTTAGTAGATATTAAACAGATTATGGGATGA
- the rpsB gene encoding 30S ribosomal protein S2 codes for MTNELLIELDNYLAAGLHIGTQQKTSDMEKYIFRVRSDGLYVLDIQKTDERIRQIAKLLAKYNPDDILVVATRQYGQAPVKKFGEITGAKTIPGRFIPGTLTNPNYAKFIEPKIIVVTDPRSDAQAVLESKQNGIPVIALCDTENLLSFVDIAVPVNNKGRKAIALVYWLLARQILRERGDIPEDGDLDIEASDFELKF; via the coding sequence ATGACAAATGAATTATTAATTGAATTAGATAACTACTTAGCAGCAGGTTTACATATCGGAACCCAACAAAAAACTAGCGATATGGAAAAATACATATTCAGAGTAAGATCTGACGGTTTATATGTATTAGATATTCAAAAAACTGATGAAAGAATTAGACAAATCGCAAAATTATTAGCAAAATACAATCCTGATGACATTTTAGTAGTAGCTACAAGACAATACGGTCAAGCTCCTGTTAAAAAATTCGGTGAAATTACTGGTGCAAAAACTATTCCTGGTAGATTCATTCCTGGAACTTTAACCAACCCAAATTATGCTAAATTCATTGAACCAAAAATCATTGTTGTAACTGACCCAAGGTCAGATGCACAAGCAGTTCTTGAATCAAAACAAAATGGTATTCCAGTAATTGCATTATGTGATACTGAAAACTTACTCAGTTTTGTAGATATCGCAGTACCTGTTAACAACAAAGGTAGAAAAGCTATCGCTTTAGTTTATTGGTTACTTGCAAGACAAATTTTAAGAGAAAGAGGAGACATTCCTGAAGACGGTGACTTAGATATCGAAGCATCTGATTTCGAACTTAAATTTTAA
- the fni gene encoding type 2 isopentenyl-diphosphate Delta-isomerase: protein MISDRKLEHLLICKNYDVEFKNKTTGFEDIELIHNALPEIDKNDIDLSTSVFGKKLDSPLFITAITGGHPSSKEINEQLAIVAEENNIALGVGSQRAACEHPELEDTYSVVRDNAPDCLLIGNIGAPQLNLANKAVEILDADILAIHLNPLQESIQPEGDLDARGYLDLISKITDAVDIPVMAKETGCGISGDTARQLADAGVSFIDIEGAGGTSWAAVETYRAEDRYYGELFWDWGIPTAISTAEVVNNVDIPVISSGGIRSGLEAAKAIALGADSVGMALPFLKKSISHEELTQFIHKFNDSLRIAMFLVGANNIEELKQSKLVVRGKTREWLNERGINTKNYSRR, encoded by the coding sequence ATGATTTCTGATAGAAAATTGGAGCATTTATTAATTTGTAAAAATTATGATGTTGAATTTAAGAATAAAACTACAGGTTTTGAAGATATAGAATTAATTCACAATGCGCTTCCAGAAATAGATAAAAATGATATTGATTTATCCACATCTGTTTTTGGTAAAAAACTGGATTCTCCTTTATTTATAACAGCAATCACTGGAGGTCATCCTTCTTCAAAGGAAATTAATGAGCAGTTAGCTATTGTTGCTGAAGAAAACAATATTGCTTTAGGTGTTGGATCTCAAAGGGCAGCCTGCGAACATCCTGAATTGGAGGATACATATTCTGTTGTTCGTGATAATGCTCCCGACTGTTTGTTGATAGGTAACATTGGTGCACCACAATTAAATTTGGCTAATAAGGCAGTTGAAATTTTGGATGCGGATATTTTAGCTATTCATCTAAATCCTCTTCAAGAATCTATTCAGCCTGAAGGTGATTTAGATGCAAGAGGATATTTGGATTTAATTTCAAAAATTACTGATGCAGTTGATATTCCCGTAATGGCCAAGGAAACCGGTTGCGGAATATCTGGAGATACTGCAAGACAGTTAGCAGATGCTGGAGTTAGTTTTATTGACATTGAAGGTGCTGGCGGAACTAGTTGGGCTGCTGTTGAAACATATAGGGCTGAAGATAGATATTATGGTGAATTGTTCTGGGATTGGGGAATTCCAACTGCTATTTCAACTGCGGAAGTTGTAAATAATGTTGATATTCCGGTCATTTCATCCGGAGGTATAAGATCAGGTCTTGAAGCTGCTAAAGCTATTGCTCTTGGAGCAGATAGTGTTGGTATGGCATTACCATTTTTAAAAAAATCAATTTCACATGAAGAATTAACTCAATTTATTCATAAATTCAATGACTCTTTAAGAATAGCCATGTTTTTGGTTGGAGCAAATAATATTGAAGAATTAAAACAATCAAAATTAGTTGTACGCGGAAAAACAAGAGAATGGCTTAATGAACGAGGAATTAACACTAAGAATTATTCAAGGAGATAG